The genomic region CTCTGCGAATCTTTCTAATACCTTCTCCATTCTAATTTCCTTTCTTCCTATAAATTTTACTTATTTAAAAACCATTATTATCTATAACATCTCTGAACCATAAACCGGACTTTTTCACTGTACGCTCCTGTGTATCATAATCAAGTCTGTAGAAGCCATATCTGTTTTTATAAGCATTTATCCATGACCAGCAGTCTATAAAAGTCCACATCTGATACCCTAGACAGTTACTCCCTTCTTCCATTCCCTTATGCAGATACTGCAGATGTTCCGTAAGAAAATCTATCCTGTACTGATCCTGTACCATTCCATTCTCTATGAATTTTTCTTCGCCTTCTATACCTATCCCGTTTTCTGAGACAAACCAAGGTATATTATTATATTTCTCTTTTATTGTTACAGCTATATCATAGATGCCTTTAGGATATATTTCTATTCCTCTTGATCTGTTCATCCGTCTCCCCGGCATTTCATAAGAATCAAAGAACCATTCAGGCATAAAAATTCCGTTTTTATTTACTTCATATTCTTTTGCTTTTACTCTTCTCGGCTTGTAGTAATTTATCCCCAGAATATCTATCTTTGTCTTTTCTATCAGTTCAAGGTCACCTTCTTCTGTCCGAGGAACCTGATCATATTCTTTCAGTATCTCTATTAATTCCGCCGGATATTTCCCAAGAAGTATCGGTTCGTTAATACTGCGTGTATAGAATAAATCCGCTGCCTCAGCTGCCTTCAAATCTGCCGGATTTTCACTTCTGGGATATACAGGAATTACATCCATTATGATTCCTATTTTCCCTTGAAGTGCCATATCCCTGTATATTTCCACAGCCTTACAATGAGAAATTATAATATTATGAAGCACTTTTGCCGCTCTTTTAAAGTCTGCCACATAAGGGTAGTGTCTGTCATGAAGATACCCTGCTTCTGCGGGTATCATTGGTTCATTAAAGGTAAACCAGTATTTCACCCTGTCACCAAAAAGCTCAAAACATTTTCTGGCATATTCTGTATAAGCTTCCACTACTTCCCTGTTCTCAAAACCGCCTTTTTTCTGTAAAACCATTGGCATATCAAAGTGATAAAGATTTATAAACGGTTCTATTCCCTGTTCTATAAGTTCGTTTATAACATTGTTGTAAAATTCTACTGCTTTTTCATTTATTTTTCCTGTTCCTTCAGGTATTAGTCTGGACCATGATATAGATGTACGAAATGAGTTTAGATGTATGTCTTTCATAAGTTTTATGTCTTTTTTATAATTTTTGTAAAAAGTAGAAGTTCGCTCACTTGTGATTCCGTCATAAAATCTGTTATTAAATTCTTTTGATGAGTAATCCCAGATATTTTCCCCTTTTCCATCACCGGGTTCCACTCCTTCAGTCTGTGTAGCGCTTGTTGATGCTCCCCACCAAAATTTTTCCGGGAACAAATATTTCTTTTCCATCTCTTCCTCCTGTGCTAGTTTAAAAATATATACTAGTATTTATTTTAAATAAAAAAAGACTACCTGATTTGAGATAATCCTTTTACTTTACATCTTATTTACTACTGCGTAGAAACTGAAATGTTTATAATGAAATCTTAGTTTTGAGTATTCAAATGGTACCCCTGTTGTTAAATAAGCTGTTTTTTCCACTTCTACTATCGGCTCACATATATCCAGCTTCAAATAATTCTGATCATGTTCATTGGAAGGATAAGCTTTTATCAGCTGATTGCTTCCCTGTATTTTTTTACCAAGCTCCTCTTCTATATATGTGTATATAGAGCCTTCGACATCTTCCTGTCTAAGATTGGTAATAATTGCTATGGGCATATACATGAGTTCTATTACATGAGGAATTCCGTTAACTTTTCGTACACGTTCTATACAATATACAAAATCCCCTTTTTTTATCTTCAGTTTATCTGCTGTTTCACGGTCAGAAGGAACTACATTAAACTGAAGTACCTTTGTTTCCACTTCTCCCAGAGTCATAAAATGTTTGGTAAATCCTTTTATATAATGACCGTAAG from Sebaldella sp. S0638 harbors:
- a CDS encoding glycoside hydrolase family 1 protein, whose translation is MEKKYLFPEKFWWGASTSATQTEGVEPGDGKGENIWDYSSKEFNNRFYDGITSERTSTFYKNYKKDIKLMKDIHLNSFRTSISWSRLIPEGTGKINEKAVEFYNNVINELIEQGIEPFINLYHFDMPMVLQKKGGFENREVVEAYTEYARKCFELFGDRVKYWFTFNEPMIPAEAGYLHDRHYPYVADFKRAAKVLHNIIISHCKAVEIYRDMALQGKIGIIMDVIPVYPRSENPADLKAAEAADLFYTRSINEPILLGKYPAELIEILKEYDQVPRTEEGDLELIEKTKIDILGINYYKPRRVKAKEYEVNKNGIFMPEWFFDSYEMPGRRMNRSRGIEIYPKGIYDIAVTIKEKYNNIPWFVSENGIGIEGEEKFIENGMVQDQYRIDFLTEHLQYLHKGMEEGSNCLGYQMWTFIDCWSWINAYKNRYGFYRLDYDTQERTVKKSGLWFRDVIDNNGF
- a CDS encoding GntR family transcriptional regulator, with the protein product MKKYLAISKDIREKIFNKIYKQGMKLPYEYELCEEYKCNKQTMKKALEILVGEGLIIRRRGAGTFVKNTVNTEGTPELTYGHYIKGFTKHFMTLGEVETKVLQFNVVPSDRETADKLKIKKGDFVYCIERVRKVNGIPHVIELMYMPIAIITNLRQEDVEGSIYTYIEEELGKKIQGSNQLIKAYPSNEHDQNYLKLDICEPIVEVEKTAYLTTGVPFEYSKLRFHYKHFSFYAVVNKM